The window TCCGGGCCGGCGACATCTCCCTCCTCGAGCAGGAGCAGGCGGCGCAGGAGGCGGCCCGCGCCCGGCAGACGGCAGCGGCGGCACGCGAGACCGCACGGGTGGACGAGGCCGACCTGGCGCGAGCGATTGCCTGGGACGGTGTGCCGCCGACCCCAATCGGGCCCCTGGATGCGGGCCTCGACCAGCTACCCGACACTTCGGTCGACCTCGCGGCGCTTCCGGGCGTGCGCACCGCCACCGCGGATTCGGCCGCGGCCGCGGAGCAGGCGCGGAGCGCCGCGCGCGCCCGCGTGCCCCTGCCGACCGTCCAGTCCGGTGCGGAGTGGGGCGATGAGGCGCAGCCGGGCGCGCTCAGGGTCATCGGCCTCGCCCTGCCGTTCCCGCTCTGGAACCTGGGTGGGTCCAGAGTGGACGAAGCGCGAGCCCGCGCCACCCGCGCTTCGGCCCTCGCGCGCGAGGCGCGGCTCGACGCCGTCCGCCAGCTCCGGCTGGTACGCATCCATCTCGAGGAGACATCGGCGCGGGCGCGGTTCGATCGCGACTCAATCGTCCCTGGCGCCGGCGTGCTGCGGGGCCGGGCGCTGCGGGCGTACCAGGCCGGCGAGACCGGCATCCTCCCGGTGCTCGACGCGCTGCGCGGCGAACGCGACGCATCGCTCGGTGCCTTGCAGGATCAGCTCGCGTTCCAGGAGGCGCTCGCCGACTGGTATGCCGTCGTGGGATCGGCCAAGTGACCCGCCGTTTCCTGCTGCCCGGCCTGATCGTCGTGGCCGCGTGCGGCGGCAACTCGGGCGACGAGGCCGAGGGGAGCGGGGCCACGGCGAGGGTCCCGGTTGCGCTCGGCACCATCGCGCGCGATTCCCTCGCCGAGACGCTCGTCCTGACCGGGCGTCTGGAGCCGCGACCCGGCGGTGCCGCCCTGCTCGCCGCGCCGGCAGCCGGCGTCGTCCTGGCGGTGCGCGTCCAGGTGGGCGATCGGGTCGCGCGTGGGGCAACGGTGGTCGAGCTCGAAGTGCCTGAGCTCGCGGCCGACGCCGCGCAGAAGACGGCGGCCGCCGCCCAGGCTGAGCGTGAGGCAGATCGCCAGCAGCAGCTTCTGGCCGACGGAATCACCTCGGCGCGGCAGGCCGAGGAGGCCGCCGCCAGCGCGCGACAGGCGAGGGCCGCGGCATCGGCGTCCGGCGCGCTGCTGGCCCGGACCCGGGTCGCCAGCCCTATCGCGGGCCGGCTCCAGGAAGTCATGGTCCAGCGGGGCGAGCGGGTCGACGCCGGCCGCCCGCTGGCGCAGGTGATGGCCGCCGACACGCTCGATCTGGCGGTGCCGGTGCCCGCGCCCGATCTCGCACGTCTCCGCACCGGTCTGCCGGTGGACGTCCTGCAGGATGGGGACACGGCCGTCGCGCACGGGCGGCTCGCCGCCCTCGCGCCGGGCGTGGACACGCTGACCAACGCGGGCGAGGCCGTGATCCGAGTGCCCAATTCCGCCGGACGGCTGCATCCGGGCGCGGCGGCCGTGGCGCGCATCCGGCTCGGCGTCCGGCGCGATGTGCTGGTAATCCCGGACGCCGCGCTCGCGCTGGCCGGCGACAGCACCGTGGTCTTCGTGGTCGGGCGAGACTCGGTGGCGCACGCGCGTGTCGTGGCTCGGGGGCTTCGCGCCGGCGGACGCACCGAGATCCGGGGTGACGTGCGCGAGGGCGACAGCGTCGTGACCACCGGCGCCTTCGGCCTGGAGGACGGGATGCATGTCGTCTCGACCCCGCACTCCGCTCCACCTGCGGCGGCCGGACCGCCGCGGTGAGGTTTACCGGGTTCTTCCTTCGACACCGGGCAGCCGTCCATCTCGCCGTCGCGCTACTCGCCGCCGGCGGCGTGTGGGCGCTGCTTACTCTCCCCGCCGGTATTTATCCCGAGGTCACCTACCCGCGAATCGTGGTGCTCGCACGGGGTGGTACCTTCGAGGCCGAGCAGATGACGGTGGCGGTCACCCGCCCGCTCGAGGAGGCGTTGAGCGGAATCCTCGGCCTTCGGCGGGTCCGCACGCTCACCGTCCGCGGCTCCGCCGAGCTCAGCCTCGATTTCCGTCCCAACGCCGACATGCAGTTCGCGCTGAGTCAGGTGCAGGGCCGCCTGGCCGCCGCCCGGAGCTCGCTGCCGGAGGGGCTCGAGCTGAGCGCCGAGCGGCTCACGCCGTCGGTGTTCCCGATGCTGCAGTACGAGCTCACCGGCGCCGACCCGCTGGTGCTTCGCGACCTGGCCGAGTTCACCGTGCGGCCGCGGCTGGCCGGCCTGCCGGACGTGGGCGAGGTGGCCGTCGAGGGCGGGCGCGTCCGCGAGATCTCGGTGCAGCTCGATCCGGCCCGCCTCACGGCCAACGGGGTGAGCGTGGACCAGGTGGCGCAGGCCATCGGCGCTACCGACGTGGCTGAGGCCGCGGGTCGCACCGACCGCGATTATCGCCAGTACGCGATCGTCGTCTCCGGCCTCACCAATACCCCGGAGGCCGTGGGGCAGGTGGTGGTCCGTGAGAGCGGGCCCCGGCCGGTCCGCGTGGCCGACCTGGGCACGGTCGGGTATGGCGCCCAGGATCTCTTTCAGATCGTGGCGGGGAACGGCCGGCCTGCGGCGCTGGTCAACATCTCGCGTCAGCCGAGCGGCAATACCCTGCGGCTGCAGGCGGCGGTGCGCGCGGCCATGGATTCGATCCGGCCGCTGCTGCCGACCGGGGTCCGGCTCGAATCGGTCTACGACCAGGCGGCCCTGGTGCGCGACTCCATGCGCAGCGTGCGCGACGCGATGCTGATCGGCGGCGCCCTGGCGGTGCTCGTGCTCCTCCTCTTCCTCGGCGAATGGCGCACCACGGGCGCGGCCGCGCTGAGCCTGCCGCTCACCGTGGCGATCACCCTGCTGGGGCTCGCGCTGGCGGGTGACTCGCTGAACCTGATGAGCCTGGGCGGCCTCGCCGTGGCCATCGGGATCATCATCGACGACGCCGTGGTCGTGGTGGAGAACATCGAGCGGCGGCTGGCCCTCCATCCGGGCGAGTCGCCAGCGGAGGTGGTGCGGAGCGGTACGGACGAGATCGTCGGGCCGGTGGCGGGCTCGACGCTCACGACGGTCGTCGTGTTCGCGCCACTGGGGCTGCTGACTGGGGTGGTGGGCGAGTTCTTCCGATCGTTCGCCCTGGCGCTGGCAATAGCGGTGTTCCTGTCGCTGGTGCTGGCCATGACCCTGATCCCCGCGATCATAGCGCCGTCCGGGCGGCGATCCGTGCCGCGGCTCTCGCTCCGGCCGCTGGAGGAGCGCTACGCTCGCGCGATCGGCTGGATGCTGGGACACCGCGGCGCGGCCGTGGCGGCGTGCGTGGCGCTCCTGGCCCTCGGTCTCGGTCTCAGCCGGGTGATCGGGACCGGCTTCCTGCCGGAGATGGACGAGGGTGGGTTCATTCTCGATTACTGGGCGCCGGCGGGAGCCGCGCTGTCCGAGACCGATCGCCAGGTGCACGTGATCGAAGGGATTCTGCTCGCCGACTCCGCGGTCCAGGCGTTCACCCGCCGCACCGGCAGCGAGCTCGGTTTCGCCGCGACCTCGCCCAACCGGGGCGACTTCACCGTGCTGCTCAAACCTCGACGGCGGCGTCCGTCGGTGTATCAGGTCATGGACCGGGTGCGCGTGGCGGCGGAGCAGCGCGCGCCGGCGGTGCGGGTGGAGTTCGTGCAGCTCATGCAGGATGTGATTGGCGACCTGGCCGGCGCGCCCGAACCGGTCGAGCTCAAGCTGTTCAGCCGCGATCAGGCCGCCGCCGAGCGGGCGGGGCGAGCCGTGGCGGCCGCCATCGAGCCGACGCCCGGCCTGGTGGACCTGTTCGATGGCGTGCAGGGCGTCAACCCCGAGCGGCGGGTGGACCTCGACCCGGCTCGCGTGGCCCGGCTGGGGCTCACCGCGGCCGAGGTACAGACGCAGGCGCGAGCAGCGCTGTTCGGGGCTGACGCCGGAACCGCCCGAGAGCCGGACCGCCTGGTGCCGATCCGCGTCCGCCTGACCGACAGCCTGCGCCAGCAGGGCGACGTGCTCGCTCGAGTGCCGATCGTCGGGCCCGGCGGCTGGCTGCCGCTGGCGCAGCTCGGCCAGGTGCGGGACAGCGGCGGAGCCAGCGTACTGCTGCGGGAGAACCTGCGTCCCTATGTGGCAGTGACTGGCCGGACCAGCGGCCGGAGCCTCGGCGGCGTGATGGGCGACGTGCGGCGCGCCCTCGGCCGGGTGGTGCTGCCGGCCGGTGTCACGCTGGAGATCGGTGGGCAGTACGCCAGCCAGCAGGCCGCGTTTCGGGAGCTGTTGGGCGTGCTCGCGCTCGCGATCGGCGCCGTGCTGCTGTTGCTGGTGGCCCAGTTCGGGAGTTTCCGAGGACCGCTCGCGATCATCCTCGCGGTCCCGCTCGGGGCCACCGGTGCGCTGCTCATGCTCGGGGCCACCGGCGTGCCGTTCAACGTCTCCAGCTTCATGGGGCTCATCCTGCTGGTCGGTCTCATCGTCAAGAACGGCATCCTGCTGCTCGACGCGGCACACCACGCGTCTGATGGGGGCGAGGATACCGCAGGGGCGCTGGCGCATGCCGGACGGGTCCGGCTGCGGCCGATCCTGATGACGACGGTTTGCACCCTCGCCGGGCTGGTGCCCCTGTCGCTCGGTCTCGGCGCGGGCGCGGAGCTGCAGCGGCCGCTGGCGCTTGCGGTAATCGGCGGGCTCGTGGTCTCGACCCTGGTGACGCTGCTGATCGTCCCAGTGCTGATCGAAGTGTTTGGGGAGCTCGAGCGGCGCGCGCGGGTCTGATCGGGTCCTTGCTTGCCCGCCCCGCCCGCCGGCGCCACATTCTCTCCACCGGAGAAAAGGCGGCGCCATGGAACTCCTCGCACGGCTGGCGACGGCGCTGGGCGATCGATACCGGGTTGAGCGCGAGCTTGGCCGGGGTGGGATGGCCATCGTCTTTCTCGCCGAGGATCTCAAGCACCACCGACCCGTCGCCATCAAACTGCTGAAGCCCGAGCTGTCGGCCATCCTCGGCAGCGACCGGTTCCTCCGTGAGATCGAGATCGCCGCGGGCCTGCAGCACCCTCACATTCTCCCGCTGTACGATTCGGGGCAGGCGGATGGCCTGCTCTACTACGTCATGCCGTTCGCCGAAGGCGAGTCGCTCCGCCAGCGGCTCGCGCGGGAACCGCAGCTTCCGCTGGACACGTCGCTTCGGATCACCCGAGAAGTCGGCAGCGCCCTGCAGTACGCCCACGAGCACGGCATCGTGCACCGGGACATCAAGCCGGAGAACATCATGCTCTCCGGCGGCCAGGCCGTCGTCGCCGACTTCGGCATTGCGCGGGCCCTGAGCGCCGCGGGCACGGAGCAGCTCACCCAGAGCGGCATCGTCGTCGGTACGCCGCAGTACATGAGTCCGGAACAGTCCGGCGGTGCCGCGGTGGACGGTCGCAGCGATCAGTACAGCCTGGCGTGCACTCTATACGAGATGCTGATCGGTCAGCCTCCCTTCACCGGACCGTCCACCCAAGCGGTCCTCGCCCGGCACTCGCTCGAGCCCGTCCCGAGCCTGCGGGTGGTTCGCCAGACCGTGCCCCAGGCGATGGAGACGGCCATCATGCGGGCCATGGCGAAGCTGCCCGCCGACCGCTTCGACTCCATGCAGCAGTTCCTGGACGCTCTGCAGTCACCGGAGATCGCGACAGTCCCAGCGCCGGTGCCCACCTCGCCGCGGAGCGGGCCTGCGCCGCTGGCGCGCCGAGTGGGACTGATTGCGCTCGGAGCCGGCCTGGTGCTGGCCGCAGCCATCTGGTGGTTGGTCGCACGAGCTCCTGCGGGCGGGGTCCACCCCGCCTCGAGCATGATCAGGGCGGTCGCGGTGCTCCCGTTCCAGGAGCTGGGCAGCAGTCCGGATAGCTCCTATCTCGGCGAGGGCATGACGGAAGGGCTCATCGCCGATCTGGCCGAGATCGGCTCGTTGAAGGTGATCTCGCGCTCCTCCGGCGCCGCGGCCCAGGGGACCGCCCGGCCGCTTGCCGAGCTGGCGAGGGAGCTCGGTGTCGACGCGGTCGTGAAAGGCTCGATTCGAAGGGAAGGGAATACGGTCCGGATCGGCGTCCGACTCCTCCAGGCCCGGGATAGTGCCCTCCTCTTCGCGAAAGACTATCGAGGTGGGCTCGGTGAGCTGCCGGACCTGCAACGGCGGATCACGCTCGCTCTCACCGGGTCGATCAAGGCCGACGTCAAAGGCACAGAGCGAAGCCGTCTCGATGCCCGCCGAGAAGTGGATCAGCGGGCCTACGAGGCCTACCTTCGCGGCCGCTTCTATCTGGATCGGGGCGAGCTGGAGCAGGCCCGCAAGCTGTTCGAGCATGCCGGCCACATGGCTCCGGATTGGGCGCCGCCTTACGTGGGCCTGGCCAACTATTACACCGCGCTTCCCTTCTACACCGACGTGTCACCGGTGGAGGTCCTGCCGAAAGCCCGGGCGGCGCTGGTACACGCGCTCCAACTGGACGAGACCCTGGCGGAAGCGCATGCGGCGACCGCCTACATTCGGGCCTACTACGAATGGGATTGGCGCGCCGCCGAGCAGGAGTTTCGGCGCGCGCTCGAGCTGCGGCCCAACTACGCCGACGCGTACTTCTCCTACAGCCGCTTTCTCGCGTCACGCCGCCGGCTGGATGAGGCAATCGCGCAGCTCGGCCGGGCCCTGGAGCTGGACCCGCTCTCGCTGCAGCTGCAGACCAACCGCTCCCTGCTCGACTACTTCGCGGGTCGATACGACGAGGCGGAGCACGGGCTTCGGGAGGTCCTCAAGAGCGACTCCAGCGACGCCCTCGCCAAATGGGGGCTGGCGCTGGTAGCCGAACAACAGGGGAGACTCGACGAGGCCATCGCGGTCCTGCAGCCGGTCGTCGGCAGCAGCCTCATGCGCGCGTCGTCCCTCGGGCACGTCTATGCGGTCGCCGGGAAGACCGCCCGTGCCCGAGGCGTGCTCGAGTCGCTTCGCAAGGCCGCGGCCGGGCAATACGTGCCCTCCTATTGGTTTGCACTGGTACACGCCGGGCTGGGAGAGCGGGAGCAGGCGCTCCGCGACCTGGAGCGCGCCTACGAGGAACGCTCGACCGTCCTCGCCTACGTCTTGATCGATCCACGGCTCGCGCCGCTCAGGAGCGACCCACGGTTTCTCGCGCTGGCTCGACGGCTTGAAGGGGAGTGAGGCCGGCCGCAACAGCAGCAGATGCCGCCCTGGCCCATTCTGCCGATGCGAGCCACCCCCGGCCTCGCTAAGCTGCGAACGACAGCCCTTGCGTCCGCACTCCAGGCCGCCGGTGACGACCATGCCCTTCGCCTCGACCGCTCCCCTTCGCCGTGAGATTCAGCGGCTCTTTCCCGACCGCCCCTTCGCCATCGAGCTCTGGGACGGAACCGGCGTCCCCGCCACCGACGGGGGTGGCCCCACCCTTACCATCCGGTCTCCCCGCGGCGTGGCCCACGTGCTGCGCGCACCCGGCCAGCTCGGCCTCGGCCGCGCCTACGTGACCGGTGAGCTCGAGGTGAGTGACCTCGACGCCTTGGTGGATGTGGCCGACTCCTGGCACCCGCCCAGCTTGTCCGCCCGCCGCCGCGCCCGTCTCATGCTCGCCGCGGCACGGGCCGGCGGCGCGGTCCCCGGCGTCCCGGCACCGGCGGCCGAGCTGCGTCCCCGCGGCGTGCTCCACTCGCGGGGCCGCGATGCCCGGGCGGTCCGCCATCATTACGACGTGTCCAACGAGTTCTTCGCGTTGTTCCTCGATCGCTCGATGACCTACAGCTGCGCCTT of the Gemmatimonadales bacterium genome contains:
- a CDS encoding protein kinase, whose translation is MELLARLATALGDRYRVERELGRGGMAIVFLAEDLKHHRPVAIKLLKPELSAILGSDRFLREIEIAAGLQHPHILPLYDSGQADGLLYYVMPFAEGESLRQRLAREPQLPLDTSLRITREVGSALQYAHEHGIVHRDIKPENIMLSGGQAVVADFGIARALSAAGTEQLTQSGIVVGTPQYMSPEQSGGAAVDGRSDQYSLACTLYEMLIGQPPFTGPSTQAVLARHSLEPVPSLRVVRQTVPQAMETAIMRAMAKLPADRFDSMQQFLDALQSPEIATVPAPVPTSPRSGPAPLARRVGLIALGAGLVLAAAIWWLVARAPAGGVHPASSMIRAVAVLPFQELGSSPDSSYLGEGMTEGLIADLAEIGSLKVISRSSGAAAQGTARPLAELARELGVDAVVKGSIRREGNTVRIGVRLLQARDSALLFAKDYRGGLGELPDLQRRITLALTGSIKADVKGTERSRLDARREVDQRAYEAYLRGRFYLDRGELEQARKLFEHAGHMAPDWAPPYVGLANYYTALPFYTDVSPVEVLPKARAALVHALQLDETLAEAHAATAYIRAYYEWDWRAAEQEFRRALELRPNYADAYFSYSRFLASRRRLDEAIAQLGRALELDPLSLQLQTNRSLLDYFAGRYDEAEHGLREVLKSDSSDALAKWGLALVAEQQGRLDEAIAVLQPVVGSSLMRASSLGHVYAVAGKTARARGVLESLRKAAAGQYVPSYWFALVHAGLGEREQALRDLERAYEERSTVLAYVLIDPRLAPLRSDPRFLALARRLEGE
- a CDS encoding TolC family protein, producing the protein MAREPDGGMLMILLGVAILLQSPGDTISLDQALDRARHARASVVAAAAAVAEARSALRTAGAVPNPTISYSRTESVPRNHLLFDQPLDWLLRRGSDRSAARAGVDRALADSSLAVAGLLREVRSAYFRARASRLAESLVRAQAALADTVARLSAARLRAGDISLLEQEQAAQEAARARQTAAAARETARVDEADLARAIAWDGVPPTPIGPLDAGLDQLPDTSVDLAALPGVRTATADSAAAAEQARSAARARVPLPTVQSGAEWGDEAQPGALRVIGLALPFPLWNLGGSRVDEARARATRASALAREARLDAVRQLRLVRIHLEETSARARFDRDSIVPGAGVLRGRALRAYQAGETGILPVLDALRGERDASLGALQDQLAFQEALADWYAVVGSAK
- a CDS encoding efflux RND transporter periplasmic adaptor subunit codes for the protein MTRRFLLPGLIVVAACGGNSGDEAEGSGATARVPVALGTIARDSLAETLVLTGRLEPRPGGAALLAAPAAGVVLAVRVQVGDRVARGATVVELEVPELAADAAQKTAAAAQAEREADRQQQLLADGITSARQAEEAAASARQARAAASASGALLARTRVASPIAGRLQEVMVQRGERVDAGRPLAQVMAADTLDLAVPVPAPDLARLRTGLPVDVLQDGDTAVAHGRLAALAPGVDTLTNAGEAVIRVPNSAGRLHPGAAAVARIRLGVRRDVLVIPDAALALAGDSTVVFVVGRDSVAHARVVARGLRAGGRTEIRGDVREGDSVVTTGAFGLEDGMHVVSTPHSAPPAAAGPPR
- a CDS encoding efflux RND transporter permease subunit, with product MRFTGFFLRHRAAVHLAVALLAAGGVWALLTLPAGIYPEVTYPRIVVLARGGTFEAEQMTVAVTRPLEEALSGILGLRRVRTLTVRGSAELSLDFRPNADMQFALSQVQGRLAAARSSLPEGLELSAERLTPSVFPMLQYELTGADPLVLRDLAEFTVRPRLAGLPDVGEVAVEGGRVREISVQLDPARLTANGVSVDQVAQAIGATDVAEAAGRTDRDYRQYAIVVSGLTNTPEAVGQVVVRESGPRPVRVADLGTVGYGAQDLFQIVAGNGRPAALVNISRQPSGNTLRLQAAVRAAMDSIRPLLPTGVRLESVYDQAALVRDSMRSVRDAMLIGGALAVLVLLLFLGEWRTTGAAALSLPLTVAITLLGLALAGDSLNLMSLGGLAVAIGIIIDDAVVVVENIERRLALHPGESPAEVVRSGTDEIVGPVAGSTLTTVVVFAPLGLLTGVVGEFFRSFALALAIAVFLSLVLAMTLIPAIIAPSGRRSVPRLSLRPLEERYARAIGWMLGHRGAAVAACVALLALGLGLSRVIGTGFLPEMDEGGFILDYWAPAGAALSETDRQVHVIEGILLADSAVQAFTRRTGSELGFAATSPNRGDFTVLLKPRRRRPSVYQVMDRVRVAAEQRAPAVRVEFVQLMQDVIGDLAGAPEPVELKLFSRDQAAAERAGRAVAAAIEPTPGLVDLFDGVQGVNPERRVDLDPARVARLGLTAAEVQTQARAALFGADAGTAREPDRLVPIRVRLTDSLRQQGDVLARVPIVGPGGWLPLAQLGQVRDSGGASVLLRENLRPYVAVTGRTSGRSLGGVMGDVRRALGRVVLPAGVTLEIGGQYASQQAAFRELLGVLALAIGAVLLLLVAQFGSFRGPLAIILAVPLGATGALLMLGATGVPFNVSSFMGLILLVGLIVKNGILLLDAAHHASDGGEDTAGALAHAGRVRLRPILMTTVCTLAGLVPLSLGLGAGAELQRPLALAVIGGLVVSTLVTLLIVPVLIEVFGELERRARV